The following proteins come from a genomic window of Alnus glutinosa chromosome 10, dhAlnGlut1.1, whole genome shotgun sequence:
- the LOC133879731 gene encoding serine carboxypeptidase-like 40, producing the protein MESKPFCWVLLAFFILLCFVGQTHGRMKEQGLHHLYKSILKPNFGLDTSLFQAVDLVIDQTNVLPQQGLKERDWIKAWPGQPPVKFSQYGGYVTVNKATGRALYYYLAEAQQYKDTLPLLLWLNGGPGCSSLAYGAMQELGPFRVGSDGKTLFKNKFSWNYAANVLFLESPAGVGYSYSNTTSDYDKMGDRITAADNYLFLVNWLERFPEYKNRPFYISGESYAGHYVPQLAHTILHHNKKANRTIINLKGIIIGNAVINDETDERGTYDYYATHALISDRAVSQIQKYCDFSLKTENRSSECNAATNAIDPNIDKINIYNIYAPLCFSTNVTARPKKASILNFDPCSHYYVYAYLNRPDVQAAIHANVTKLTHDWEPCSDIIDWLDSPSTILPLLQELMANGLRVWVFSGDTDGMIPVTSTKYSLDKMKLPVKIDWHPWFLMGEVGGYTEVYKGDLTFATVRDAGHQVPSFQPARGLSLIKHFLDGTPLPNSKRS; encoded by the exons ATGGAAAGTAAGCCTTTTTGTTGGGTTCTTCTAGCCTTTTTCATTCTGTTATGCTTTGTGGGTCAAACTCATGGGAGGATGAAAGAGCAAGGCTTACACCATCTCTACAAGTCCATTTTGAAGCCAAATTTTGGTCTCGACACAAGCCTTTTCCAAGCAGTTGACCTTGTTATCGATCAAACAAATGTTCTTCCTCAGCAAGGATTGAAAGAGAGAGACTGGATTAAGGCATGGCCAGGACAACCCCCCGTAAAATTCTCTCAATACGGTGGTTATGTCACCGTGAATAAAGCCACTGGTCGCGCGCTCTATTACTACCTCGCCGAAGCTCAACAGTATAAGGATACAttgcctcttcttctttggctgAATGGAG GCCCAGGTTGTTCATCTCTTGCATATGGAGCAATGCAAGAGCTGGGTCCATTTCGTGTGGGTAGCGAtggcaaaacacttttcaaaaacaaattttcttggAATTATG CTGCTAATGTTCTGTTCCTTGAGTCACCTGCTGGGGTAGGATATTCTTACTCCAATACGACATCGGATTATGATAAAATGGGGGATAGAATCACCGCAGCagataattatttgtttttggtgAATTGGCTAGAGAGATTTCCTGAGTACAAGAATCGACCTTTTTATATTTCTGGAGAAAGTTATGCTGGGCATTATGTTCCTCAACTTGCACACACCATTCTTCATCACAACAAGAAGGCTAATAGGACCATTATCAACCTCAAGGGGATCATt ATTGGAAATGCAGTAATCAATGATGAAACTGATGAACGAGGAACGTACGATTACTATGCAACACATGCCCTCATTTCGGACAGAGCTGTGtctcaaatacaaaaatactgTGATTTCTCACTCAAAACTGAAAATCGGTCAAGTGAGTGTAATGCAGCTACTAATGCAATCGACCCAAATATTGACAAAATTAATATCTACAACATCTATGCTCCCCTATGTTTTTCTACCAATGTCACAGCCCGGCCCAAAAAAGCTTCT ATACTAAATTTTGATCCGTGTAGCCACTATTATGTGTATGCTTATCTAAACCGACCTGATGTTCAAGCAGCCATTCATGCCAATGTAACTAAACTTACACATGACTGGGAGCCATGCAGTGATATCATTGACTGGTTAGATAGCCCTTCAACCATCCTTCCCCTTCTCCAGGAGTTGATGGCCAATGGTCTCAGAGTCTGGGTTTTTAG TGGCGACACTGATGGAATGATTCCTGTTACTTCAACAAAGTACTCTCTAGACAAAATGAAGCTTCCTGTGAAGATTGATTGGCACCCTTGGTTCCTCATGGGAGAg GTTGGTGGGTACACTGAAGTGTACAAGGGAGACCTAACATTCGCGACAGTGAGAGATGCAGGGCATCAAGTGCCAAGCTTCCAGCCCGCCAGAGGACTTTCTTTGATCAAGCACTTCCTTGATGGCACACCTCTTCCAAACTCTAAAAGATCCTGA